In Rhizobium oryzihabitans, one DNA window encodes the following:
- a CDS encoding LysR family transcriptional regulator, protein MVDWEDLRFFSAFAHHGSITATAKALRVDHTTVSRRITSLETSLSVKLVDRRPRSYVLTDMGRDVANFAEEMSRSAFALSRCAGSGQNGIEGDIVVSAPPSLLYSFIAPQISALQSQHPDVRLRLVGTMEAMSLSKGEADIAISLKRPSEATLVARRLGQLPYFLYADPAYPTRNGPPLYISYDDTMRESDHYRWLDDRLSADEVFMCSNDLRIQAAAAAGGCGVALLPAYLAAEHGLVRFDPLDPGVRIDVWLVIHEDVRDTPRIRVAMDFISESLKPLWRS, encoded by the coding sequence ATGGTCGATTGGGAAGATTTGCGATTTTTCTCCGCCTTCGCTCACCACGGGTCGATCACGGCAACCGCCAAGGCGCTACGCGTCGATCATACGACTGTAAGTCGGCGCATCACATCGCTGGAAACCTCGCTTTCCGTGAAGCTCGTTGATCGCAGGCCAAGATCATATGTACTGACCGATATGGGACGCGACGTCGCGAACTTCGCCGAGGAAATGAGCAGGTCTGCATTTGCTCTGAGCCGCTGCGCCGGTTCCGGCCAGAACGGTATCGAAGGTGATATCGTGGTATCCGCGCCGCCATCGCTGCTCTACAGCTTCATTGCGCCGCAAATCTCCGCGCTGCAATCTCAGCATCCTGACGTAAGGCTCCGTCTTGTCGGTACCATGGAAGCGATGTCCCTCTCCAAGGGAGAGGCGGATATTGCCATCAGCCTGAAGCGGCCGAGCGAAGCCACGCTGGTTGCGCGTCGCCTCGGACAATTGCCCTATTTCCTCTATGCCGACCCTGCCTACCCGACGAGAAACGGCCCTCCTCTCTATATCAGTTACGATGATACCATGCGGGAGTCGGATCACTATCGCTGGCTTGATGACAGGCTTTCCGCCGACGAGGTGTTCATGTGCAGCAACGACCTGCGCATACAGGCGGCGGCCGCCGCCGGCGGCTGCGGGGTGGCACTGCTGCCCGCCTACCTCGCCGCGGAACACGGTCTTGTGAGGTTCGATCCACTCGATCCCGGCGTCAGGATCGACGTTTGGCTGGTGATCCACGAAGACGTGCGCGACACGCCGCGGATACGTGTTGCCATGGACTTTATCAGTGAAAGTCTCAAGCCCTTGTGGCGTTCCTGA
- a CDS encoding peptidoglycan D,D-transpeptidase FtsI family protein — MSLTARYRRGTVGYLVLPAKKRSAKTSARNRQRVGLLIVAFAIGYAAIAVRLLQYGYFSESDATASIPRSPNIIASRPDILDRNGQLIATDINLISLYAEPRRVVDANEAIEKLASVVPDLDWADLHRKLTSDSGFQWIRRQLTPRQEAEIMRLGIPGIGFRPEKRRFYPGGPVASHIVGHVNIDNQGLAGIERYLDRQGLADLRGVGLTDPTQLEPVRLSIDLRVQSIVHNVVSDALRNYRAEAAGAVVIDVDTGEVLAMASVPDYDPNEPSRRLADGTIDRDYEKGWFNRMSNSAVEMGSTFKAFTLAMGIDAGVVNLNSVVDASRPLKMGGFIIRDFHGRGRPLTIREVFRYSSNIGTAKIADLVGLESHQQFLFRLGLLSKMQTELPEIASPAAPRNWKKINSATISFGHGLATTPLQTAAAAAALVNGGIFRHPTFIADSGRHHQITGRRVLQASTSAKVRELFWYNGTQGSGRNAQVAGFDVGGKTGTAEKVIDGKYAKNLNFNTFLAAFPMHRPRYLVLSIIDAPLSGERGGRLAAFNAAPMVRDIIARAAPLLGVRPSFGNPQAYPLMNY; from the coding sequence ATGTCTTTGACTGCTCGTTACAGGAGAGGTACCGTCGGATACCTTGTTCTCCCTGCCAAAAAACGCAGCGCAAAAACATCCGCTCGAAATCGTCAGCGGGTGGGCCTGCTAATCGTGGCATTTGCGATCGGTTATGCCGCGATCGCAGTCCGCCTTCTGCAATATGGCTATTTTTCCGAGAGTGACGCGACGGCGAGTATTCCACGATCTCCCAATATAATCGCCTCCCGCCCCGACATTCTGGACCGCAACGGCCAGCTTATCGCAACGGATATCAATCTCATCTCGCTTTATGCAGAGCCTCGCCGCGTTGTTGATGCAAATGAGGCCATCGAAAAGCTCGCCTCTGTTGTTCCCGACCTGGATTGGGCTGATCTGCACAGAAAACTAACGTCTGACTCCGGTTTTCAGTGGATCAGGAGACAGCTTACGCCCCGCCAGGAAGCTGAGATCATGCGCCTTGGCATTCCGGGCATCGGATTCAGACCCGAAAAGCGGCGGTTTTATCCTGGCGGGCCAGTGGCATCTCACATTGTCGGGCATGTCAACATCGATAATCAGGGGCTGGCGGGCATTGAGCGCTATCTCGACAGGCAAGGCCTGGCAGACTTGCGTGGAGTTGGCCTTACCGATCCCACCCAGCTTGAACCGGTCCGGCTGTCCATCGATTTGCGCGTTCAGAGCATCGTGCATAACGTCGTTAGCGATGCCTTGAGGAACTATCGGGCGGAAGCGGCAGGTGCCGTCGTAATCGATGTCGACACAGGCGAGGTTCTCGCGATGGCGTCCGTCCCCGACTATGACCCGAATGAACCTTCGCGGCGCCTTGCCGATGGCACGATCGACAGGGACTACGAAAAGGGATGGTTCAACCGCATGAGCAATTCAGCGGTTGAAATGGGCTCGACCTTCAAGGCGTTCACCCTTGCCATGGGGATTGATGCAGGCGTCGTCAATCTGAACTCGGTCGTTGATGCCTCCCGCCCGCTGAAAATGGGTGGTTTCATCATCAGGGATTTTCACGGCCGAGGACGGCCGCTGACAATCCGGGAAGTCTTTCGCTACTCATCAAACATCGGCACGGCAAAGATCGCTGATCTCGTTGGCCTGGAAAGTCACCAGCAATTTCTCTTCAGACTGGGCTTGTTGTCAAAGATGCAGACGGAGTTACCGGAAATTGCCTCGCCCGCAGCGCCAAGGAACTGGAAAAAGATCAATTCCGCAACAATTTCCTTCGGTCACGGTCTGGCCACGACACCGTTACAGACGGCTGCGGCTGCGGCGGCCCTCGTAAACGGTGGCATATTTCGGCACCCGACCTTCATCGCCGACAGTGGGAGGCATCACCAAATCACCGGCAGACGTGTCCTGCAGGCCTCGACCAGCGCAAAGGTCCGCGAGCTGTTCTGGTACAACGGCACCCAAGGTTCGGGCCGAAACGCCCAGGTGGCCGGTTTTGATGTAGGTGGGAAAACCGGGACAGCGGAAAAGGTTATCGATGGCAAATACGCGAAGAACCTGAACTTCAATACATTCCTCGCGGCATTCCCCATGCACCGCCCTCGTTATTTGGTGCTGTCGATCATTGACGCCCCGCTTTCCGGTGAGCGTGGCGGGCGCCTGGCGGCCTTCAATGCCGCGCCGATGGTGCGCGACATCATCGCGCGCGCCGCACCGCTCCTCGGGGTTCGACCGTCATTCGGGAACCCGCAGGCATATCCTTTGATGAACTACTGA
- a CDS encoding EAL domain-containing protein, with protein sequence MNKTQCFPGFDHKYWVPACFEQYRSDMEIAVVLYDALSSNRVDLMEYPLNAVESNARCPYHRIQLKSIRCGTKVIATENIPSVLERLRLTRAYDRYLVHATIDRLKTRPDTKLGCEVSALSAVDDIWWTSVRDELTRNPSIAGRLVIEIREASDPESRLQMTGFILAMQKLGCGVSFSGYGSGTACQR encoded by the coding sequence GTGAACAAAACTCAATGTTTTCCCGGCTTCGACCACAAATATTGGGTTCCCGCTTGTTTCGAACAGTATAGATCAGACATGGAGATTGCTGTGGTGCTCTACGATGCTTTGAGCAGTAACCGCGTCGACTTGATGGAGTACCCGTTGAATGCGGTAGAGAGTAACGCCCGATGCCCGTACCACAGGATCCAGTTAAAGAGCATCCGATGTGGTACAAAGGTGATAGCAACAGAGAATATTCCGAGTGTCTTGGAGCGATTGCGCCTAACGCGTGCCTACGACCGATACTTGGTCCATGCGACGATAGATCGTCTGAAAACTCGTCCAGATACGAAGCTCGGTTGTGAAGTGTCAGCCTTGTCTGCTGTTGATGATATCTGGTGGACTTCGGTTCGGGACGAGCTGACCCGAAATCCATCTATTGCAGGACGCTTGGTCATCGAGATCAGGGAAGCGAGCGATCCGGAAAGCCGGCTACAGATGACTGGCTTCATCCTTGCTATGCAAAAACTCGGTTGC
- a CDS encoding EAL domain-containing protein, translating into MEIRNLMSADFSYGQWEAKMHRHSDISNIGVVEIVKSAIADGRASFNVQSVHSVEPFDAVFYRECLATLQGTDGCHYGAGIFIPALEELGYCSLIDENVVRLALDELEIDPCAVLGCNISADNLRNRETWDLIAGQVRSRPTLASRLVLELTETRPLLDVTRSVNMLNEMRELGCRIALDDFGAGYASPQLLRLVDFDIVKIDRSFLQPTRRSCLDLDALAHLISFASCYSPVVVMEGVETIEDAQSAALCGATHLQGYGISLPVPVSANKTGFRGSYATQAADITCPNVAPGSASNVYRAHHDGRLKSWPPGESRQAPLPVTDFP; encoded by the coding sequence ATGGAGATCCGCAACTTAATGAGCGCAGACTTTTCTTACGGACAGTGGGAGGCAAAGATGCATAGACACTCGGATATCTCGAATATAGGGGTCGTTGAGATTGTTAAGTCAGCGATCGCTGATGGAAGGGCAAGTTTCAACGTCCAATCAGTTCATTCGGTCGAACCATTTGATGCTGTGTTCTATCGCGAATGCTTAGCAACGTTGCAGGGAACAGACGGCTGCCATTATGGCGCGGGTATATTTATTCCGGCGCTTGAGGAGTTGGGATACTGCTCTTTGATTGACGAGAACGTGGTCCGCCTCGCCCTTGACGAGCTGGAAATCGATCCCTGTGCGGTCCTCGGCTGCAATATATCGGCCGATAATTTGCGCAATCGCGAAACGTGGGACCTGATTGCCGGCCAGGTCCGGTCTCGTCCAACACTAGCGTCTCGACTAGTTCTCGAATTGACAGAGACGCGGCCACTACTCGATGTGACACGATCGGTAAACATGCTGAACGAGATGCGGGAGTTGGGATGCCGGATTGCGCTGGATGACTTTGGCGCAGGCTACGCATCTCCGCAACTACTCCGCTTGGTTGATTTTGATATCGTCAAAATCGATCGGTCGTTCTTGCAGCCCACAAGACGGTCTTGCTTGGACCTTGATGCTCTGGCGCATCTTATCAGCTTCGCGTCTTGCTACTCTCCTGTAGTTGTTATGGAAGGTGTCGAGACGATCGAAGACGCGCAATCAGCCGCATTGTGTGGTGCGACACACCTTCAAGGTTACGGAATCTCACTGCCGGTTCCAGTTAGTGCGAACAAAACTGGATTTAGGGGTAGTTATGCTACGCAAGCTGCAGATATCACGTGCCCAAATGTCGCCCCGGGCTCCGCCTCGAATGTTTACCGCGCACACCATGATGGCCGGCTTAAATCGTGGCCTCCGGGAGAGAGCCGCCAAGCTCCCCTTCCTGTCACTGACTTTCCTTAA
- a CDS encoding trimeric intracellular cation channel family protein, producing the protein MSFADTEFSGYLMIFPPASDIIHILYFVAIVAEAMTAALAAGRREMDWIGVFLLGCITALGGGTVRDVFLNHYPLSWVENPSYLLVTGLSALATIPIARYMYHLRKMFLFLDAIGLVVFTVIGCQIASNLNLPLVVVVAAGVLTGCLGGVLRDILCNEVPLLFRSELYATVSVFTSLIYLIVPLLGVSHAISSLVAMALGLMLRLLAIRFNWCVPTFVYTKDPH; encoded by the coding sequence ATGTCATTCGCAGATACTGAATTTTCAGGTTATTTGATGATCTTTCCCCCGGCGAGCGACATTATCCACATCCTCTATTTCGTTGCGATTGTCGCAGAGGCCATGACAGCCGCACTCGCCGCCGGCCGTCGCGAAATGGATTGGATCGGCGTATTTCTGCTTGGATGCATTACCGCCCTCGGCGGTGGAACCGTGCGCGATGTTTTTCTGAACCACTATCCGCTATCGTGGGTCGAAAATCCCAGCTATCTCCTCGTGACGGGATTATCTGCGCTGGCGACGATCCCGATCGCCCGATATATGTATCACCTGCGCAAGATGTTCCTTTTTCTTGACGCGATAGGACTGGTCGTCTTCACCGTCATCGGCTGCCAGATTGCGTCAAACCTCAACCTGCCGCTGGTTGTCGTGGTGGCGGCAGGCGTGCTGACTGGATGTCTGGGCGGCGTACTTCGGGATATCCTGTGCAACGAGGTACCGCTCTTGTTTCGTTCGGAACTCTATGCAACCGTCTCGGTCTTTACGAGCCTGATCTACTTGATCGTGCCCCTCCTGGGGGTTTCCCACGCGATATCCTCGCTCGTCGCAATGGCCCTCGGGTTGATGCTCCGGCTCCTAGCAATACGCTTTAACTGGTGTGTACCGACATTCGTTTACACGAAAGACCCTCACTGA